The following coding sequences are from one Shewanella violacea DSS12 window:
- a CDS encoding Ig-like domain-containing protein translates to MKNHISPLGDFRLKPLLYRSIIASSLLLPGISQAVDCNSLVIWSGDQAYNGGAQVQHLDIAYSANWWTKGNDPETRSAPYQEWTSLGTCDGGPTNTPPQVSLTSPLNNASFSENDSVVISVNANDSDGSIVSVEYLVDGISIGMSNQAPYSLSWAAAIGNHQIKTIATDNLGASATAIVNISVASVAGNIPPSATLTSPTADSQITAGAITLLTADAADSDGAITQVDFYLDDVLLSSVASAPFQHNWTATAGLHSFKVKATDNDGAVTFSSAVQVNVSGGQVGGGCAGVPAFVAGTSYQSGNQVENINHKYRCDVAGWCSSNAAWAYEPGVGDHWSDAWSDLGICAIVPEITITSPGSNALVLANASVDFKVDASDSDGSVTQVEFFAAGVSLGVDSTAPYSTSWTATNTGDIQLKAVATDNEANTAEDTLLVTVSNEPIVASISATNANGTVTIGKTVNFAATASSVVGEITGIAFMVNGAALSSDNSQPYTASWTPGSMGSYSITAKATDSQGNNVTSSALSINVISAPVGQTHKLIGYWHDFVNPAGCPMPLKEISSKWDVIDIAFADNDRNSNGTVHFNLFSGDIHSTCPALDASEFKQDMAALQAQGKIIVLSLGGAEGNITLNTDADEANFVSSLTAIIAQWGFDGLDIDLESGSNLLHGTQIQARLPRALKQIETNMGGDMYLTMAPEHPYVQGGMVAYSGIWGAYIPLINELRDTLDLLHVQLYNNGGLSNPYTNGAAPEGSVDMMVASVRMLVEGFELADGSQFLPLRDDQVAIGLPSGPASANSGQAPTQNIIDALDCITKGVACGSIVPSQHFPNFGGVMTWSINWDKYDGYNFSGPIGDKIDAMNAMNAGN, encoded by the coding sequence ATGAAAAACCACATATCACCCCTGGGCGATTTTCGCCTTAAACCTCTTCTATACCGCAGTATAATCGCATCTAGCCTGTTACTTCCCGGCATCAGCCAGGCAGTTGATTGTAATAGCCTAGTAATTTGGAGCGGCGATCAAGCCTATAATGGCGGCGCTCAGGTTCAACATCTGGATATCGCTTACTCGGCTAACTGGTGGACCAAGGGCAACGACCCAGAAACAAGATCTGCCCCCTACCAGGAATGGACTAGTTTAGGTACTTGTGATGGCGGCCCGACAAACACCCCACCTCAGGTATCACTTACCTCTCCGTTAAATAACGCTTCTTTCAGTGAAAATGACAGCGTTGTCATCAGCGTTAATGCCAATGATAGCGATGGCAGTATTGTCAGTGTCGAGTATCTGGTGGATGGCATCTCCATTGGAATGAGTAACCAGGCTCCCTATAGCCTAAGTTGGGCTGCGGCCATTGGCAATCACCAGATTAAAACCATAGCCACTGACAATCTTGGTGCCAGTGCTACTGCCATAGTCAATATCAGCGTGGCTTCGGTGGCCGGCAATATTCCGCCAAGCGCCACACTAACCAGCCCCACAGCCGATTCACAGATAACTGCCGGTGCTATAACCTTACTCACAGCCGATGCTGCTGACAGTGATGGCGCTATCACTCAGGTCGACTTTTATCTCGATGATGTCTTACTCTCAAGTGTTGCCAGCGCACCTTTTCAGCATAACTGGACAGCAACAGCAGGACTCCACAGTTTCAAGGTCAAGGCCACAGACAATGACGGCGCAGTAACATTCAGCTCAGCTGTTCAGGTCAATGTGAGTGGCGGCCAAGTAGGTGGTGGCTGTGCTGGCGTGCCTGCATTTGTCGCGGGCACTAGCTATCAGAGCGGCAATCAAGTCGAAAATATCAACCATAAGTATCGTTGTGATGTGGCCGGTTGGTGTTCATCTAATGCCGCCTGGGCCTATGAGCCTGGCGTCGGTGATCACTGGAGTGATGCCTGGAGCGATCTTGGTATCTGCGCCATAGTACCTGAAATTACCATCACCTCACCTGGGAGTAATGCCCTAGTTCTGGCCAATGCCAGTGTCGATTTCAAGGTCGATGCCAGTGATAGTGATGGCAGTGTGACACAGGTAGAGTTCTTTGCTGCTGGAGTGAGTCTAGGTGTCGATTCAACCGCGCCCTACTCAACCAGCTGGACTGCAACAAATACGGGTGACATTCAACTCAAGGCTGTAGCCACAGACAACGAGGCGAATACGGCCGAAGATACCTTGTTAGTCACAGTAAGTAACGAGCCAATCGTCGCGAGTATCAGCGCCACAAATGCAAATGGCACAGTCACAATAGGAAAAACCGTTAATTTTGCCGCCACCGCCTCTTCAGTGGTGGGGGAAATCACAGGTATCGCGTTTATGGTTAACGGCGCAGCCCTTTCCAGTGACAACAGCCAACCTTACACTGCGAGCTGGACGCCGGGGTCTATGGGGAGTTACTCCATTACTGCTAAGGCCACAGACTCTCAAGGTAACAATGTCACCAGCTCGGCGCTCAGCATCAATGTCATCAGTGCCCCTGTGGGTCAGACTCACAAGTTGATTGGCTACTGGCATGACTTTGTGAACCCAGCTGGCTGTCCTATGCCCCTCAAAGAGATCTCATCGAAATGGGATGTTATCGATATCGCCTTTGCCGATAACGATAGAAACTCCAACGGCACTGTGCACTTCAATCTGTTCAGTGGTGATATTCACTCTACCTGTCCAGCCCTAGATGCCAGCGAATTTAAGCAAGATATGGCGGCGCTTCAGGCACAAGGTAAGATAATCGTGCTCTCTTTAGGTGGCGCCGAAGGTAATATCACCCTCAATACCGATGCCGATGAAGCCAACTTCGTCTCCAGTCTGACTGCGATTATTGCCCAGTGGGGCTTCGATGGTTTAGATATCGATCTCGAGAGTGGTTCCAACTTGCTCCATGGCACCCAGATCCAGGCCAGATTACCAAGGGCGCTGAAGCAGATTGAAACCAATATGGGCGGCGACATGTACCTCACCATGGCACCAGAACATCCCTATGTTCAAGGTGGTATGGTTGCCTACTCGGGGATTTGGGGCGCTTATATCCCACTCATCAACGAGCTAAGAGATACCTTAGACTTGCTTCATGTTCAGCTGTATAACAATGGTGGACTCTCTAACCCTTACACTAACGGCGCTGCACCTGAAGGCTCAGTAGACATGATGGTGGCCTCAGTCAGGATGTTAGTCGAAGGCTTCGAACTCGCCGACGGCTCACAATTTTTACCTCTGCGAGACGATCAAGTGGCCATAGGCTTACCTTCGGGGCCCGCTTCTGCCAACTCGGGTCAGGCGCCGACACAGAACATCATAGATGCGCTGGACTGCATCACTAAAGGCGTCGCTTGTGGCAGCATAGTACCGAGTCAGCACTTCCCCAATTTTGGCGGCGTGATGACCTGGTCAATCAACTGGGATAAGTATGATGGTTATAATTTCTCGGGACCCATAGGCGATAAAATTGACGCCATGAACGCAATGAACGCCGGGAATTAA
- a CDS encoding metallophosphoesterase, whose amino-acid sequence MLSTQVSFADANEAKYKSTPALGSIFDGPYLFDQSSNQQTRQAYWICANALLTTALDKGQLHRPSGCGQLPEPTLNPKAKNIAANTFTHVSKIVALSDVHGQFDVLITLLKNQKIIDEYNNWAYGTGHMVMTGDMFDRGHQVNEVLWFMYKLDKQASDAGGKLHLLMGNHEQMVMRGDLRYVNERYHTAERLLERSYDELYDKTSEIGQWLRSKHTIVKINDSLFLHGGISGEWVDRKLTLDKANQIYRANIDKSKAEIKSDDLLNFLFLGEGPTWFRGYFEDDYQESEIDRILAYFDVKHIVVGHTSQTRVLGLFHNKVLAVDSSIKNGKSGELLLITPNGDQDTLTRGLYDGSRVTL is encoded by the coding sequence ATGCTTTCTACTCAGGTCAGCTTTGCAGATGCAAATGAAGCAAAATATAAATCAACACCAGCACTAGGTAGCATCTTCGATGGGCCTTACCTGTTTGATCAGAGTTCAAATCAACAAACACGCCAGGCTTATTGGATTTGCGCCAATGCGTTATTAACCACAGCCCTAGATAAGGGTCAGCTGCACCGTCCCAGTGGATGTGGCCAATTACCCGAGCCAACACTCAACCCAAAAGCTAAAAATATAGCAGCTAACACATTTACACATGTCAGCAAAATCGTCGCACTGAGTGATGTCCATGGCCAATTTGATGTGCTTATCACACTGCTTAAAAACCAGAAGATAATCGATGAGTATAATAACTGGGCCTACGGTACCGGCCATATGGTGATGACGGGAGATATGTTCGACCGTGGTCATCAGGTCAACGAGGTACTCTGGTTTATGTACAAACTGGATAAACAGGCCAGTGATGCCGGTGGAAAACTGCACCTGTTAATGGGTAACCATGAGCAGATGGTGATGCGCGGTGACTTAAGATACGTTAACGAGCGCTATCACACCGCAGAAAGGCTACTGGAACGCAGCTACGATGAGCTTTATGACAAAACCAGCGAGATTGGACAATGGCTGCGCAGCAAGCACACCATAGTAAAAATCAACGACAGCCTGTTTCTCCATGGCGGGATCAGTGGTGAGTGGGTCGACAGAAAGCTGACTCTGGATAAAGCCAATCAAATCTACCGCGCCAATATCGATAAGAGCAAAGCTGAGATAAAGAGTGATGACCTGCTTAACTTCCTGTTTTTAGGCGAGGGGCCGACCTGGTTCAGAGGCTATTTTGAAGATGATTACCAAGAGAGTGAAATTGATAGGATATTGGCATATTTCGATGTGAAGCATATCGTCGTCGGCCACACCTCACAGACTAGAGTCTTAGGGCTATTTCACAACAAGGTATTAGCGGTCGATTCGAGCATCAAGAATGGCAAGTCCGGCGAGCTTTTGTTAATCACCCCAAATGGAGATCAGGACACATTAACCCGTGGCCTATACGATGGCAGTCGCGTGACTCTATAA
- a CDS encoding pseudouridine synthase encodes MRLDKFLCKSTDFSRAESIDLIEAGQVRVNELVIVTAQTQVHENNCIMLAGRRLVARPSRYIMLHKPIDTLCSNVDGDYPSVMNYIQVDRAEDLHITGRLDADTTGLVLITDDGRWSFNIINPKYHCEKTYRVTLRDPIEDGDIDELVSRFEQGLQLQGEKKLTLAAKLEVITPHQVLLTLSEGRYHQVKRMFFTVGNRVVGLHRQQVGKLSLDIELGEWRHLTADEVSGFNCYESVI; translated from the coding sequence ATGCGCCTCGACAAATTCCTCTGCAAGAGTACCGATTTTAGCCGTGCCGAATCAATTGACTTGATTGAAGCGGGGCAAGTGCGGGTTAATGAGCTGGTTATTGTCACGGCCCAGACGCAAGTGCATGAGAACAATTGCATCATGTTAGCTGGGCGGCGCCTAGTTGCCAGGCCCTCGCGTTATATCATGCTGCATAAGCCAATCGATACCTTGTGTTCCAATGTCGATGGCGACTACCCATCGGTAATGAATTATATCCAGGTGGACAGAGCCGAGGACCTGCATATAACAGGCAGGCTGGATGCCGATACTACGGGACTTGTATTGATCACAGATGATGGACGTTGGTCGTTTAACATTATCAATCCTAAGTATCACTGTGAGAAAACCTATAGGGTGACTCTGAGAGATCCTATCGAAGATGGGGATATCGATGAGCTGGTATCCAGATTCGAACAGGGGCTGCAGTTACAGGGCGAAAAAAAACTGACACTAGCGGCTAAGCTTGAAGTTATTACTCCCCATCAGGTGTTGTTAACCCTCAGCGAGGGACGCTATCATCAGGTAAAACGTATGTTTTTTACCGTGGGCAATCGAGTGGTCGGCCTACATCGACAGCAAGTAGGCAAGCTGAGCTTGGATATAGAGCTTGGTGAGTGGCGGCACCTGACAGCAGATGAAGTCAGTGGCTTTAACTGCTATGAGTCGGTTATCTGA
- a CDS encoding DUF3300 domain-containing protein — MKIFTRQNRTRGILALCMILCITLFASLSKAQAESNGAEASFSEAELAQMLAPIALYPDSLLTHILISSTYPLEIVQAKRLQSKNKLLPIEQLMHKAEDQDWDPSVTALLAFPTVLDKLSEDLEWTQDLGDAFLQDEEKLLASIQTLRHQADAANSLAEMENMSVSRVDNQIIIEPIQQEIVYVPYYDPRLVYGHWAWYRYPPVYWAPSPYYVRPHHGHFYWHSGVHISFNYYFSAFSWHKHHVVVVHHTNSRHYRYHRPIVTSHGAQRWHHKPAHRRGVAYRSPALKHRYNSHRPSTQYSKQVRQGESHGIKRGSTANKLHSKSTHTKRATGVSNLSHYNKQIAKQREQKFASRMHHKSKVQVQVQVSDPGRNKHKLSNKLDRTQAQKRLKQASSKPSNYNRVQTQSSNKPSQKPSNKARSNLNSQQHEAKNYNRVQTQSSQKAYENKTSHARTQQARTYSTRQASHETQVRNLSQLRSSVSALGA; from the coding sequence ATGAAGATATTCACTCGACAGAATCGAACTCGGGGGATTTTGGCCCTGTGTATGATTCTCTGTATTACTCTGTTTGCTAGCCTCTCAAAAGCACAAGCCGAGTCTAATGGAGCTGAGGCCAGCTTCAGTGAAGCCGAGCTGGCACAGATGCTCGCGCCTATCGCCCTGTATCCTGACAGCCTGCTGACCCATATTCTTATCTCATCAACCTATCCGCTAGAAATCGTCCAGGCAAAACGATTACAAAGTAAAAATAAGTTACTCCCCATCGAGCAGTTGATGCACAAAGCCGAAGATCAGGACTGGGACCCAAGTGTCACCGCCCTGCTGGCCTTTCCTACCGTGCTCGACAAGCTCAGTGAGGACTTAGAGTGGACACAAGATTTAGGCGATGCCTTCTTACAAGATGAAGAGAAATTGCTGGCCAGCATTCAAACCTTAAGGCATCAAGCCGATGCCGCTAATAGCCTAGCCGAAATGGAAAATATGTCGGTGAGCCGCGTCGATAACCAGATCATCATAGAGCCAATTCAGCAAGAGATTGTCTACGTGCCCTATTACGATCCAAGACTGGTATATGGTCACTGGGCCTGGTATCGCTACCCACCGGTATATTGGGCACCTTCCCCTTATTATGTTCGTCCACACCATGGTCATTTTTATTGGCACAGCGGCGTTCATATCTCATTTAACTACTACTTCAGCGCCTTTAGTTGGCATAAGCATCATGTGGTGGTTGTTCACCATACTAATTCCCGTCATTACCGATATCACCGCCCTATCGTGACCAGCCATGGGGCGCAGAGATGGCACCATAAACCCGCACATCGCCGCGGCGTTGCCTATCGCAGTCCAGCGCTGAAACACAGATACAATAGTCATCGCCCGAGCACGCAATATAGCAAGCAAGTACGACAGGGCGAAAGTCATGGTATCAAGCGTGGGAGTACAGCTAATAAGCTTCACTCAAAATCTACCCACACTAAACGCGCAACTGGCGTGAGTAATCTGAGCCATTACAATAAGCAGATAGCGAAACAGAGGGAACAGAAATTTGCCAGTCGGATGCATCACAAGAGCAAGGTACAGGTACAGGTACAGGTCAGTGATCCTGGGAGAAACAAGCACAAGCTAAGTAATAAACTAGATCGCACTCAAGCACAGAAAAGATTGAAACAAGCATCAAGCAAGCCATCAAATTATAACCGGGTTCAAACTCAATCGAGTAACAAGCCGAGTCAGAAGCCAAGTAACAAGGCGCGCAGTAATTTAAACTCACAACAACACGAGGCAAAAAATTACAACCGGGTTCAAACTCAATCGAGTCAAAAGGCGTACGAGAACAAGACATCTCACGCCAGAACCCAGCAAGCCAGGACGTATTCGACGAGACAAGCAAGTCATGAGACTCAAGTGAGAAACTTATCTCAGCTGAGAAGCTCCGTCTCAGCCTTAGGTGCATAA
- a CDS encoding TonB-dependent siderophore receptor: MKTQVKLISAVIAGVLHSTAFAAPQISEAPDEAKVANSVQAKQDIEVITVVGRQQHYKTDQAHAAMRSDVSLLDTPQSVTVIPTEVMDDQMILTLGDALKNDASVSIGRVTTDRERFSLRGFSLDESTNLLKDGHQHFSKYRLPMALVDNIEVLKGPSSLLYGQSTPGGLVNLVTKKPTYDSFLEVSVKGDDNGSLRGMLDAGGSLNLDETIRYRAIIEKQDNNNWREYQDGSAQESDFFVGSLMTDFDLSDSLTLSLHYDKSDEVAGQDSGALVDDQGNAIGGDETIWDMPWTKIDAQSENYGADISYQLTDDWNIDAGYNKQHNERERWESKPQTGSYDPDTGSYKNKPYNKLEDWQQESSYFDLVGTVEVAGMQHDLLLGGNYLKHEYSSLKVKGKMDSGNIDTGVIIPQPDLDYADGKSQTEHYKYYGVFAQDLITFNDQWQVLVGVRYDKQKKPDADSQSVLPKLGVIYHPTDYGSIYVNYSESFEPQGRVMDDEDANDGMELDPIKGEMYELGTKWELLSGKLRLSAALFDIKRSNIIVNQGTSDDPITTQGGVQRHKGFELGAIGQINDDFSLITSLMYLDAEYETHDEFQGKRPEDVPEWTASIWAKYSITDRAAFNLGAFYEGDRFGDADNTFEKSAYTRIDTGISYILPVAGNDLQLRLKVENLFDADYLGGGENGEVNVGKPRSLKFGISYKL, encoded by the coding sequence ATGAAGACCCAAGTTAAATTAATCTCTGCCGTCATCGCCGGCGTCCTCCACTCAACGGCATTTGCAGCCCCACAAATCAGTGAAGCTCCTGATGAGGCAAAAGTGGCAAACAGTGTCCAAGCCAAGCAAGATATCGAAGTGATAACAGTCGTTGGTCGCCAGCAGCACTACAAAACCGATCAGGCCCATGCCGCCATGCGCTCGGATGTGTCACTGCTTGATACTCCGCAATCGGTAACCGTTATCCCAACCGAAGTCATGGATGACCAGATGATCCTCACCTTGGGCGATGCACTGAAAAATGACGCCAGCGTCTCAATCGGTCGAGTCACCACAGACAGAGAAAGATTTAGCCTGCGAGGTTTCAGCCTAGACGAGAGTACCAACTTACTTAAAGATGGCCACCAGCACTTCTCTAAATATCGTTTACCTATGGCACTAGTAGATAATATCGAAGTCCTCAAAGGTCCATCTAGCTTGCTCTATGGTCAGTCTACTCCCGGCGGTCTAGTCAATCTTGTGACCAAGAAGCCAACCTATGATTCATTTTTAGAAGTTAGCGTAAAGGGTGACGACAATGGCTCGCTGCGAGGCATGCTCGATGCTGGTGGCAGCTTAAACCTAGACGAAACCATACGTTATCGCGCCATTATCGAGAAGCAAGACAATAATAACTGGCGTGAATACCAGGACGGTAGCGCTCAAGAGAGTGATTTCTTTGTCGGCAGCCTGATGACAGATTTCGACCTCAGTGACAGCCTCACCCTATCACTTCACTATGACAAATCCGATGAAGTGGCGGGCCAAGACAGCGGCGCCCTTGTCGATGACCAAGGCAATGCCATTGGCGGCGATGAGACTATCTGGGATATGCCCTGGACCAAGATCGATGCTCAGAGCGAGAACTATGGTGCCGATATCAGCTACCAGCTAACCGACGACTGGAATATTGATGCGGGCTATAACAAGCAGCATAACGAACGTGAGCGTTGGGAAAGCAAGCCGCAAACAGGTAGCTATGACCCAGATACCGGCAGCTACAAGAATAAACCCTATAACAAGCTGGAAGATTGGCAGCAAGAGTCCTCCTATTTCGACTTAGTCGGCACGGTCGAAGTTGCTGGCATGCAACATGACCTGCTGCTCGGTGGTAACTATCTCAAGCACGAATACAGCTCACTGAAAGTTAAAGGCAAGATGGACTCGGGTAATATAGATACCGGCGTCATCATCCCTCAGCCGGATCTGGATTATGCCGATGGCAAGTCACAAACAGAGCATTACAAATACTATGGCGTCTTCGCCCAAGACTTGATCACCTTTAACGATCAATGGCAGGTACTTGTTGGCGTACGTTATGACAAGCAGAAAAAGCCAGATGCCGATAGTCAATCTGTGCTACCTAAACTTGGAGTCATCTACCACCCGACAGACTATGGCTCAATCTACGTCAACTACAGTGAAAGCTTCGAGCCACAAGGCCGAGTTATGGATGATGAGGATGCCAACGATGGTATGGAGCTAGATCCAATCAAGGGCGAGATGTATGAGCTGGGCACTAAATGGGAACTGCTATCGGGCAAACTTCGCCTCAGCGCAGCACTATTTGATATCAAGCGCAGTAACATCATAGTCAATCAAGGTACATCCGATGACCCTATTACCACTCAAGGTGGAGTCCAGCGTCATAAGGGCTTTGAGTTAGGCGCCATAGGTCAGATCAACGATGACTTCTCATTGATCACCTCACTCATGTATCTTGATGCAGAATATGAAACCCATGATGAATTTCAGGGTAAGCGCCCCGAAGATGTCCCCGAGTGGACAGCCTCTATCTGGGCCAAATACTCGATCACAGATCGCGCCGCCTTCAACTTAGGTGCCTTCTACGAAGGAGACCGTTTCGGCGACGCCGATAACACTTTCGAGAAATCTGCCTACACCCGCATCGACACTGGTATCAGCTATATACTGCCAGTAGCCGGAAACGACCTGCAGCTAAGACTGAAAGTCGAGAACCTATTCGATGCAGACTACTTAGGTGGCGGCGAAAACGGTGAAGTGAATGTAGGTAAGCCAAGAAGCCTGAAGTTTGGGATTAGCTATAAGCTTTAG
- a CDS encoding MmcQ/YjbR family DNA-binding protein, with product MDFETAKTYLLNKPATVLDFPFGADVYVFKVKKKMFATLAIGKMGKGDNEGNRDWWMNLKCDPDEAAILRDIFPGVIPGYHMNKALWNTIILDGSIPRGEIERMIDNSFKLVVGNMTKKMQTSILLHL from the coding sequence ATGGATTTTGAAACTGCTAAAACATACCTGTTAAATAAGCCTGCAACGGTATTGGATTTCCCCTTCGGTGCAGATGTCTATGTGTTTAAGGTAAAGAAAAAAATGTTCGCCACCTTGGCCATAGGCAAGATGGGTAAAGGTGATAATGAGGGAAACAGGGACTGGTGGATGAATCTTAAGTGTGACCCGGATGAAGCCGCAATCTTGCGGGACATCTTTCCTGGGGTTATTCCCGGTTACCATATGAACAAGGCGCTGTGGAATACCATTATCTTAGATGGTTCGATCCCACGAGGGGAAATCGAGCGCATGATAGATAACTCATTCAAGCTGGTTGTGGGTAATATGACTAAGAAGATGCAGACTTCTATATTACTTCATCTTTAA